The stretch of DNA GGCGGAGTATTATGTGTCAAGCACGtttgaattcaaattcaaatatttgccacattCGACAAACAAATAAGCACAAATATGGTAAACAGCAATAAGCagctcttctctgctctgcatTGCTCCAACAAGAGCgaacagaaatgaaatgaactgAAGTTATGGgatgctctgtgtgtgcccccTCCCACTGCATCCGTCCATGCGAGTTCATGCAAAAATCTTTAGCACCCACATATAATGCCATCACCTTGGCTGTCATCTGAGCTGTTTGTTGTCTCAACGTATCTCTGTATTAATTTCAGACACATTCGTACGTTCTCGTGCAAGTATAGGCAGCTATGGACAGGTGGCAAAGGTAGAAAGAATAAAGCCTGTATAAAAATCGGCTTAAAAGCTTGCTTGACTCGTCCTTGGCCTCGAGACAACACCAACGCCGGgctcgacatcgacatcgacatcaacatcaacaccCAGGACATCGAGGAGAACAATTGACGAAAACACTGAGCAGGCAATTCCTAAGTCGGCTAATCCTGTCTGCGTAAATTGTTTCGTGCTTGTAAAGCAAAATCGAGCAAAGTCTGCAAATTGTGTAATTACCGAGAAATCTGCCCCGGACTTCACAGGACTTTTCTGTGTATCTATGAATAAGTTTTTTGGAATGAATTGAAAGGAAGTTTTGTGAACAATGGAGGCAGCGCCTAGTAACCCCTGTGACAATGTTCCTGGCTTAAAGAAACCGCAGGAACTGGAACTAGGACGGGGTCAGAGAGGCAATGGGACAATGAAAGGCCGCCTGTCACTGAATCGATTATGATTTGTGGCAAAAGTGTAGCATACTTATGTGCGTCGCCTACACATAACTTTTCGGCAGGAATATATTTGTGGGTATATTTTGCAAATTCGCACACTGCCAAAGAATCCGCCAAGGGACAATAAATCTTCGATTGTTTGCGCCCCAAAAGGCACCCGGGCTCCGTGTCTGAGTGCgggatatacatatttgtgaGTGCTGAAAGGAGAGGATTGCCCTTTGTCGACATCCATAAAGAGTCGCTGTCCTTTGCTCGCCACATTTGACGGCCTAATTGCGCCGTCTGCCAGTTGGCcaacataaaaaccaaaaagcaaaacgcaaacaCGAACCCAAGAGCTGTCATTACGCTTCAAATCCCACGTTATTGCCTTCGTCTGCTGCATATAAAAAATGGTGATAATTTTGGATGTTGTTGCGATAATTGTAGCCGTGACCTTTGCGATCAACTATCAAGTGAATTTTCAGACGATTTCAATGAACTTCCAACTACATTCCCACGCTTAACCTATGCCAATTAATGTGAGAAATAGAGTCAGACATTCCACTTCTTGGCTTCGAGGGACATACGAAAATAAGTGAATTCAGCAATAAATAGCTATAAAGAAAAtatctgtgtttattttttttagttatttttcctttctagcaatccagcagcagcagcaggtcctGGTCCGAGCAGGAGACTGCAGGCGACTCTGACTCCGGAATCTCTGGGTGTGCCCGGGCCAAGACAAGATAAATGATGTTGCCAaactgtgccacacacacacacactctacaCTGACATACTCGTGTTCGCCTGTATGTTGTTATCACTTGGCTGACCATGTTAGCTGCCATTCCGCTGACTTTTTGCAATTGTCTGGACGGGGATTGTCCTGACTTTTGGCTTCTGACTTTTCCTTGTCGCCTTTCGTGtattttttcaatatttttttcgttcaTCTTTGCTGACATATATCTCATAATGATTATGTGTGGAAGGATtgtgaaaaatgcaattatttttgattgTAGTTTAAGGTGTCATGTTTGCACTGCTCTCAAAAAATGCCGCACATTTATCACACATGTTTGCAGCGTCCCGGCcagccccgccccgcccctcCCTGCACACACGACACATTTGCAAGTCGAAACGGAATTTATTGAGGCCGTCTGGGCCCGGGGCCATAGATCAGGCGCAGCATTTGTCAGGAAGGGACCGTTGCCGAACTTGGggcatttgccattgccattcgaACAACGACTCTTATTGAACTTTGTTCCTATTGATTTTTAAGAGGGCTTtcgtcatgtgtgtgtgtgcgtgtgtgtgtgctgtgctcgTGTTGTAATTTTGGCAATTTTAATGCCATTAAGAGCAGCCTAGCATCAAAAAGTTGCAAATGATGTGCGAAAGATGGAAACGTTTCGAGTATTGTTCgtatttatgcaatttgtggcagctgctcgaACAACCGCAGCGACAACTCTACCACATGTagcacatgcacatacattcacaaccacaacagcaacagcaacaaaaacaagacacAGTCTctggaattttcaattaaattgcaaaatcaattttcagcAAATTagcatatttatatttgcatatttttaatggGACTATGCCGGGGAAGGGAGGGAATACTCAGGTCACAACAGGTGCGAAAAGGGAAATTGCGCCAAATTAAAATCAGATAACACGAAATGACTTACATTAGAGACTCAcacgagagagggagaaagctAGAAGTAGGGCAAGAACCCAGGCCAGGGTTAGTCGTCACCAGCATCTGTGCCAGAGGCGCGTGTCTGATGTTTGGCCATCAGCATTACAAAACCAGAGTTATATAAGCATAGAAACACTCAAACGATTACTCCGTAGAAACTCCAAGTCAGCATCATCCTTGTGGCCACGTGCAAGCCACTCAAGGTCCATAGGTCTGCCCTGTATACACAAGTACCTACACACATccacaaatatatgtatatgtggcATGGCATATTTGTGGCAAGTATTTCGATAATTACATTTAGCAActgctttcgttttttgggGCGTTTCAGGAGTATGAAAAACGAAAGAGTTTcagccaaaaatatttatgaaaatttaatgtttttcgCAGCGAAACTCCAGCTCATTAatgatgaaatattttaatttggaaTTGAACAATTTCTGCACTGGTGGTGCATACTTTTGAAACTCCcctgagagcagcagcagttctatttgcatatacattttaatttatttatacatttttaccCTCAAAATGGCTTCTCTTGGGcacaccgacacacacccctagatacacacacacatgtgtggccACAATTTGGTATACAAATTACGAAATTATACAAATCAACGCCGCACAATTGCTTCAATTGAACCCAGACCCAGACgtagtcccagttccagttatAGATCCTGCCTCAAGTGGCAGGCTAAAGATGGTACTCCTTCCCCCAGctgatgcttctgctgctgcttttgatgatgatggtgggctgtggctggcagAGATTAGAGTCGCTCGAGACGAACAATCAAGGACAAAGCGCCCTCGACACCTGCACGGAATTATGAAGCCCACTTGCAGgcgggcactggcactcctACGCCAAAGAGAGTCGTCCCGAAAGAGTCGCGGCTGGATCAATCGTATGGGggatggtggatggatgggagcttgtgtgtggcaagggcGAGGCAATTAAGTCATTACTTCATATACgagaatgtatgtacatatatatgtggcAGCTGAAGGCGTTCGTTTTGCAGGTGTTTTACAAGTGTGCAAACAAAGTGCCGCGGCGGTTGCATAAAAACCAGTAAAGCGGATGTAAGTGTATGCCATgaatgtacgtgtgtgtgtgtgccagtgtgtgtgttgcttctccttttgtttgcttgagcctcactgctgctgctctctccgAGCTTTGCCCTCgcattttgttgtggttgcaataaaggcatgcaaatttatgtgcgCCTCCTGCTCCCCACACCATCCTGCCATATTTTTGATAAGCAATTTTCATCGTCCTTTGTGGgattttgtgtgcgtttgtgtgtgtcagtcAAGGGGAGTAATTGTGCCTTGGCGCTCCCACTCCTTCTGTAATGAAATTAACAAATCATTTCACTTATGAGCACAGGGGCATCTGCTTCCACTTATTTCTGGCAGCGCTTTGATGCTAATTTGAATGGGAATTGTGTCATTTGAAGTGATTACAACCGCAGCTTATcagcagacacacatacaggcaGGCGGCATAGCAGGGAGGGAAGGAAGTTTCAAAGAAGCAAAACAGAGTTCAGGGGGAATGAGAAATTACATAAGCGaaacatttacatttctaAATTAATGTCATAATCGGATACAgcaaattcatatttttaatggaaataatGCTCAGATGTCGCTGATACTCGCAGCCAATTGAAAGTGAATCAATTAGCGAATTAAATAATCGACCAGCGAGACGAGTGCACTCCAGAACTCAACACTCTAGAGCCCCAGTCATGAGGAAAATGTCGGGCGAACTGTACTCCTGCTCGCTGCGCCACATGCATCGGGCAATGAAGTGCCTGGGAATAGTTCCCCTCGGACAGCACTTTTACCTGAAGATTCTGTGCAACCTGCTGATGGTGGTCGTGATCAGCACTGCCATCCTGTGGCGATTTAGCTTCAAGTATGAGTTCGGCTACGACTTCCTCAACGATCACATGTCCCGCGTCATCGATTTGAGCAACTTTGTGGAATTGATGTCCGCTCATTTCATCATCGTCATGGAGATACTCTGGGGCAATTGGAGCGCTGACATCCAGCAGCATATGGAACAGATCCTGCACGACCTGCGAGTCCACCTGGGCAGAGAGGTGAACCTGAAGCGGATACGCCGCTACTCGATGGCCATCTACGGCTCGTTGCTCTGCCGCTATCTGCTGCTCTTCGCTGCGGCTGTGTACAACAACGAGGGCCTGGTCTACTCTGCACTGTACTCGGAGCTGGTAATGCTGCTGCGCTTCTCGGAATTCAGCCTCTACAGCTGCGTGGTGTTGGTGCTCTACCAGGAGCTTTACTCAACTGGCTCCagtctgctgctggagctgcaccTCACCCGCTTCGAGCTGTGGCCCCTGCGCCGCTTCACACTGGAGAAGCTCTCCCGCCTGCAACGCATTCACGGCCACCTCTGGCAAACGATTCGCCTCATAGAACGCAACTTTCAGCGGAGTCTGTCCATTATGCTGCTGAAGTTCTTCGTGGACACGGCCTCCCTGCCCTACTGGCTTTACCTGAGCAAGATTCAGCACACAAAGGTGTCCATCCAATACTGTTGGTATCATTATCAGTATTAGATCTTCGTTTTTGCCTTCAACTTCTTTGCTTCTTGCAGATTGTGCCGTTGAGGAGTTCTGCAAGCTGATGGAGATCATTGTGCCCTGCTGGCTGTGCTCCCGCTGTGACCTAATGCAGCGAAAGTTCCGCTCCATATTCTACAGTCTGTCTACGGGTCGCCGCAACGGACAGCTGAATGCCGCACTCATCCGCATATGCATTCAGCTGGGGCAGGAGAAGTATCAGTTTAGTGCCGGAGGATTTGCTTACATCAGCACAGAAATGTTGGGAACGGTAAACAgggatttatttatacatattttatctGCTAATTCTTCTATTTATAGTTCCTTTTTGGCGTCATCAGCTACATTGTGATTGGCATTCAGTTTAACCAGAATTTAAATGCCAGCAAACTGGCAGGAAAGCAAACTCTGGCAACGGATGCCCCAGTTTGAATCGATTgtggggggcagggggcaaCAAACTGTTTGCCAGTCTAGCCGTGTgcttattaaattaaagtcaATTAACTTAATTAGCAAATTTGATGGCTGCTCGTGCATaatcaaaaaaggaaaaggacaaCGGCCAATCAAAGTCAGAacaagagcagaagcagcagcagcagctggctaaAAGTCTTCTTCACATAATTATTCATGCTTAAAAATTCTATTATAAAGTTCGTCCAACGGCCACTGACCGTTGTCGAAAGATGGAGGAGTACACAACCTACTCTTAGGGAAGGTTCCTAGTCCTTCTATCCCTAGTCCGAGTCCATGTTTTGGGTTTGCTCGCCACGCATGGACAATCTGTCATGGGCCTAGTTAGACGATATGAGTGGGAggctgggtgtgtgtttgtgtgtgtgtttgaagtTTGCCCCTCTGGCAATTGTTGCCACGCACAGATTCCTGCGCAAGTGGGCATGCATAATGCCTTCAACTTTCTTCATATGTCCGCACGAGTAGGCCCTGCCTGAagcccgagtccgagtccccCAACATGATGataaatcgaaacgaaacgtaacTCAGGTCATGCGGCAAATCCCCCACTTGTAGTAGAGCACTTCATTAATCAGTAGCAATTTTTCACTGGGCTTCGACTACTTTTAAATCGAGAAAAACAGAATTCTCAATCGCCCAGAGCTTGAAGTATGTGCCAACTGTTGGCTGTCATAAGCAACATGACAGGGTCGTCTCTTTGCATTCATCTATCTATTTTCTGTTGACTCTCCGACACTTGACACTTTGGTAATCAGGCAAATTTGGTACTTCTGGCCCCGGGGACTTGCATTCATCGAATCTGCATTTATCAGCATTTCCCAGACAGATTGCAGCATCATTGGGGGACCttcccttttgcagctgcaacaccaGAAGAAAAGCCCTTCTGTTGACACACCTTCAATGGCAGCTTCGGGTTTCACACTAATTAATGCTTGAGGATTTTGCAAGGACTTGTCAGAGACAGGAAGGGACTCAGAGGCAAGGGCCAGGGGcttccgtgtgtgtgttcttctAGATCGAATCACAATCTAACGGCAAATGTTCTTGCCACAACACTTTGCAGCgaatggcaaataataaaaagcaacTCATAATCGTCTCATAAAAATCAGATGTGCTCTCACGCACATTAATGCATGGgatgtgccagtgccagtgccactgccactgtcctGAGTCCTTTGACATAGACAATGGCATGGCTTCCATGTTTCTTGGCAGTGACAGACATTCACACACATCCACAGAGATGCTCGTATgtagagcacacacacatgctcatGCTCGAACACTTTTATAGCGACACGTAGTGAGGCAGTCGCTTGCCACGTTCCGAAGTGCAGGAAGCGCTCCATGTCTGTCTATGATAGAGAGAGTATCGGTATGTGTGtacccctgtgtgtgtgtttgtgtgcctgtaTGCGTAGTTATTACTTTTATGAAGCATgtgattacattttatttttaatgcttttaGTAAAATGAGGTTAGTACACACTTGGTTAGCGAcaaattactttttttttcacttttgtttttgcttcttctCCCAAAGGCAGAGATGCCTCGGaggctccttttttttggggcagggACACACTGTAAGCCACTAATCGTGTGGCAAGCGATGTGTATTTGCATTCGctaattgttgttgtcattcGGAAAGCGCTTAAGCCATCAGCAGGGGCAGTGTCATGCGCCATTGACTGCATTAAACATGTGCACAATTAACTTCCGCTTCCGGTTATGATTGAGCCCCGGCAAAGGGCAGGGCCACCGATAAGCCACACAAACAGGGTGGACTCTACGATGAGTTGCGGCTGCAGTTTAACTGTTTGAATATTAAAGACAAATAAGCCCACAACCGGGCAGCCCAACCTGGCAGCAGTGCAAACTCGTTCCCTGTTCGATGGATTGCCGCACGCGCCGTGGAGTGACCGATAAGCAATAGAtaacggagcagcagcagcagcagcatcagagaCATTCAATAGATCCCAATGTATAATGGGTGGCCGAGCTTTGCCATTAAATGAAAGCAGTTGCCATAATATTTGCCCGCTTGGCCGCTGGCATCTGTTTGTTCATTATGcgaacaacaaacacacacacactaacagtagacagatggagagagagagatacagacaGGTGGTGCAGTCAAGTGAGAGGCAGAGGACAAGTGGCATAATAGCTGCAGGACATGACATGAATATGCATTCAGCAACCCATTCAATGAATGCCCTCACGATGACTGACATTACAATTA from Drosophila subobscura isolate 14011-0131.10 chromosome O, UCBerk_Dsub_1.0, whole genome shotgun sequence encodes:
- the LOC117899256 gene encoding putative gustatory receptor 98a — translated: MRKMSGELYSCSLRHMHRAMKCLGIVPLGQHFYLKILCNLLMVVVISTAILWRFSFKYEFGYDFLNDHMSRVIDLSNFVELMSAHFIIVMEILWGNWSADIQQHMEQILHDLRVHLGREVNLKRIRRYSMAIYGSLLCRYLLLFAAAVYNNEGLVYSALYSELVMLLRFSEFSLYSCVVLVLYQELYSTGSSLLLELHLTRFELWPLRRFTLEKLSRLQRIHGHLWQTIRLIERNFQRSLSIMLLKFFVDTASLPYWLYLSKIQHTKVSIQYYCAVEEFCKLMEIIVPCWLCSRCDLMQRKFRSIFYSLSTGRRNGQLNAALIRICIQLGQEKYQFSAGGFAYISTEMLGTFLFGVISYIVIGIQFNQNLNASKLAGKQTLATDAPV